A genomic window from Brassica oleracea var. oleracea cultivar TO1000 chromosome C8, BOL, whole genome shotgun sequence includes:
- the LOC106311563 gene encoding uncharacterized protein LOC106311563: protein MQGNRDGSWSQGSSGNGGSGRGNGGYLPQSTNLVFPNFSLQQQPIRYPLPQFPTSYYRPNFPDYSFGNPNFQNLNFHHPQFGGGGANVFLQSHVPSFALPPQPPPSSNDISSSQERGGAIAVDRPSSKRRRKEGTDKEVPKSLPIPATVGADDSGGSRTHGGTASSSEKPSSKQPKRKVEVMRIDKAVNETRKAVIAAGESVSSTRVSRSVLEELQADSWRTLGVQMQDVPSLRQLMALEGKVNAFIHCYVGARRIVTLYDLEMAICRNEFVDSFDDLELGPLLQHSLVLLYFPSISSSSGPVQITTEEIISFLDTYLYTYITDDVKVDEFLNFVATKKSVASKENLGVRIQSLRMHVSYIQDAKRKEGETLKILLTELHQKHNIPSSKKQSKVKSLTISERAESFALQHKDYCGKHTRFDSSSSEDNDSVDYEVQNLKTSDHTSCCPYPSVAEEMKRLGGSDKKRKDDNPSHGKSSSSKSLRRRPTKLLRENAKREIPKSVDYSDDKKIFGVDEADFTLDEGALRKFISIWKDPCKELSTSTVVEKMLSFYHLGGSEVRNERAKAMSSFPFVGLLNVAVTSMRRGTCDSIYDTLQLASQSDTTNPCTGNQVDDIKPSEDNELNKTQHVMLPKHSNTAEEIIRRLSLHFEHDLSGEKLISIFRKLQTCQILLAEQFQVQDFESLGWGEFSTFLEKHMLLLPTQLRRFLARELREEYPLEVHVNENLLTQLLSQASEFAGGNEISRQMVARLLAEQFPTVYLQVVGKDSEENFTEIISSYKNKSGSKCLLFSSTLLGAEKSLTSKHLEESPTVGNTSDSGSSPLNAVSSKEILDVLLRAPFLSDLNSWCHWDLKFAPYAGPLMGCLNEINSKDLLCLVTKDGKIIRTDPSATADSFLEAALQGSAYRTSVQLLSLISLNGRTHLPFSLLKCYAKRAFEVFVDNHSKEMDLDGRNSLGNVRGPVQFSASSDKVIVGEQKTKVGKSDYAASKFLLDCLGYLPGEFCCLAADVLLSGLRSVVKDAPTRVLSACEHTEQRIMLHDAGLRLGIVEWINDYSNFCSSSVLDSAIVETASSNLDSGAGFVQELEDPIHTDESCMIVSETLCEDNKEPHGSCHTFGGAGDLCDSVGEAFTQTAPEFHDNPASVIDLIRRDEFGLDSSSSGAETSMLQKQHARLGRALQCLSQELYSQDSHFILELVQNADDNKYPEHVEPTLTFILQKTGIVVLNNECGFMPENIQALCDVGRSTKKGSGGYIGKKGIGFKSVFRVSDAPEIHSNGFHFKFDISEGQIGYILPTVVPPHDVESLTSMLSGRALQLKDAKWNTCIALPFRALDFEITTVNHIEPMFSDLHPSLLLFLHRLQCIVYRNMLDDSLLVMRKEVVSKNIVKVSCGENSMTWFVASEKLKSALRDDVQTTEISIGFTLDMLEDGTYRSCMIQEPVFAFLPLRTYGLKFILQGDFILTSSREDVDEDSPWNQWLLSEFPGLFVGALGYFCSLPSFDQNLGKAVSSYMQLVPLVGEVHGFFSSLPRSIISRLRTTNCLLLDGDGEQWVPPCKVLRNWNEKIRVLLNDGLLQEHLALGFLDKDIVLSDSLSRALGIEDYGPKTLVQILSSLSHKKDCLQSMGFAWLSSFLTELYIVSRSSGHGNVELGIDKTLMDSLRKIPFIPLSNGKFTSLDEGAVWLHHETSGSDVGDVFEAFPMLYGNLRTVDHSFLLATSVGEKSTADDLINMLSVIGIQKLSAHEIIKVHILPAFEAKNRGTPEGLMVDYLCFVMTHLRSSCHVCQSERNYIISELRSKALILTNYGLKQLGEASIHFGEEFGNQVNMKKLTKTLDILWHVVDGTYLKHPASKLYACGMKEWRGFFQEVGISDFVQVVQVEKSIAEFYTVSRCEKYDTNLLSPGLAAIDWESPELAVLLSLLHKSNCREGCKYLLEVVDRLWDNCYHDKTTVNYNSGTHGVIRSSESSFMRVICVSQWIVSSMDNKLHLAKDLYHDCDDVRSILGMNAPYAVPKVTSVKLLNDIGFKTKVSLDDALEILETWVHCGDSFKSSISQVTRFYKFLWNEMADSKQKITEKLHALPFVFVPNQNGSRQNDLISGIFLSHNDVYWNDSAGVLDEIKEISSQISGVVESLRRKTLCNIYSGLHDFFVNGCGVSETPSFQEYLKILGQFAHYVSPSCAAKAVFKIFLKWSDDLKSGKSAEDVVHFKEKLSEVDYTVLPTESDKWISLHSSFGLVCWCDCEKLKKRFKKKDNIQFIYFGENTDEEKELLHTKVSVLMQSLGIPSISEVVQREAKYEGLQDNSVTVSLVNWSLPYAQRYIFTLHHEKYTQTKKTVYSQVKRLQVFVVEKLCYKNVIPQYDIFSKKEYKCSSLLQDKALYTTPCLDSHSLFMELSRLFFNGVPDLHLANFLHLIQTMAESGLSEGQMESFIVNSQKVQKIPEGEKIWSLKSALKAKKKAGISLSWIPSSSKRRHGSSELHVDDSKQELASGHVSSSEEDVAESFKEQIPIQTADTNLVAGYDNSAGTSSLASQPNPLYSMHMESGSTSGNQATFNLNPNLLHGWNNSFSADFSERDQLHTGTPWAAQAQQTGRKGEEIAYRYFAATYPKEAKVRWVNEQSETGLPYDLLIENEGGKLEYVEVKATVSSRKDYFNLTVREWQFANEKGESYIIAHVLLGNSNAILTQHRNPVKLCQEGNLRLLILMPNKRNEVNVSF from the exons ATGCAAGGGAATCGCGACGGCTCGTGGTCCCAGGGCTCCTCCGGCAACGGTGGAAGCGGCAGAGGAAACGGTGGTTATCTTCCTCAATCTACGAATCTTGTGTTTCCCAATTTCAGTCTCCAACAACAACCTATTCGATACCCTCTGCCTCAGTTTCCGACGAGCTACTACCGCCCTAACTTCCCCGACTACTCCTTCGGAAACCCTAATTTCCAGAATCTCAATTTCCACCATCCCCAATTCGGCGGTGGCGGCGCGAATGTCTTCCTTCAATCCCATGTACCGAGCTTCGCCCTCCCTCCCCAGCCTCCGCCGTCTAGCAACGACATCAGTTCCTCTCAGGAACGTGGAGGAGCAATCGCAGTCGATCGCCCTTCCTCGAAACGAAGGCGCAAAGAGGGGACTGATAAAGAGGTCCCAAAATCTCTACCGATTCCTGCTACTGTAGGCGCTGATGATAGTGGTGGTTCTCGAACCCATGGAGGGACCGCTTCTTCTTCGGAGAAGCCTTCCTCGAAACAGCCGAAACGGAAAGTAGAAGTCATGCGGATTGATAAGGCTGTCAACGAGACGCGTAAGGCAGTGATTGCTGCTGGAGAGAGCGTTTCTTCTACTAGAGTCTCGAGATCGGTTCTAGAAGAACTTCAAGCTGATTCTTGGCGTACATTAGGGGTGCAGATGCAAGATGTTCCTTCTCTTCGCCAACTTATGGCCCTGGAAGGCAAG GTTAATGCATTTATTCATTGCTATGTTGGGGCTAGAAGAATCGTGACCCTGTATGATTTGGAGATGGCAATATGTCGAAACGAGTTTGTTGATTCTTTCGATGATCTGGAACTGGGACCTTTGCTGCAACATTCACTAGTCTTGCTCTATTTTCCATCCATATCCAGCTCTAGTGGACCCGTTCAGATCACTACTGAGGAGATAATATCATTTCTTGATACCTATCTCTACACTTATATTACAGATGATGTCAAGGTCGATGAGTTCCTTAATTTCGTTGCTACTAAAAAATCAGTTGCAAGCAAAGAAAACCTTGGTGTGCGTATTCAGAGCTTACG GATGCATGTATCTTACATTCAAGACGCTAAGAGAAAAGAAGGTGAAACGTTGAAAATCTTACTGACTGAACTGCACCAGAAGCATAACATCCCCTCATCAAAGAAACAATCGAAAGTTAAATCCCTTACCATCTCTGAGCGCGCGGAATCATTTGCTTTACAGCATAAGGATTATTGTGGCAAGCATACAAGATTTGATTCATCAAGCTCAGAAGACAACGATAGTGTTGATTATGAGGTTCAAAATCTTAAAACTTCTGACCATACCAGTTGTTGTCCATATCCATCTGTTGCGGAAGAGATGAAGCGGCTTGGGGGCTCCGATAAGAAAAGGAAGGATGACAATCCTAGTCATGGAAAATCCAGTTCGTCCAAATCGCTTAGGAGACGCCCCACCAAATTGCTAAGAGAAAATGCGAAACGAGAGATACCTAAATCAGTAGATTATTCTGATGATAAGAAGATTTTCGGTGTCGATGAGGCTGACTTCACACTTGACGAAGGGGCTTTGAGAAAGTTCATTTCGATTTGGAAGGACCCCTGCAAAGAGCTAAGCACTTCAACT GTTGTTGAGAAAATGCTGTCTTTTTACCACTTGGGGGGCTCTGAAGTACGAAATGAAAGAGCTAAAGCAATGTCATCATTTCCATTTGTTGGATTACTAAATGTCGCT GTAACCTCAATGAGACGTGGAACGTGTGATAGTATATATGATACTTTGCAATTAGCGAGCCAAAGTGATACGACTAATCCATGCACAGGAAATCAGGTAGATGATATTAAGCCAAGCGAAGACAATGAGTTAAACAAAACTCAGCATGTTATGCTTCCAAAACACA GTAATACTGCTGAAGAAATTATCAGAAGGCTTTCCTTGCATTTTGAGCATGATCTTTCTGGAGAGAAGCTCATCAGTATCTTTAGGAAGCTGCAGACTTGCCAGATTTTGTTGGCAGAGCAGTTTCAAGTACAGGATTTTGAGTCTCTTGGTTGGGGTGAATTTTCCACTTTCTTGGAGAAACACATGTTACTGCTACCAACACAACTTCGAAGGTTTCTAGCCAGAGAATTACGGGAAGAGTATCCTCTGGAGGTCCACGTGAATGAGAATCTGTTGACTCAATTGCTATCGCAAGCTTCTGAATTTGCAGGTGGCAATGAGATATCTAGACAGATGGTGGCTCGACTGCTTGCAGAACAATTTCCAACAGTTTATCTCCAGGTTGTAGGAAAAGATTCAGAGGAAAATTTCACTGAAATCATCAGTAGCTACAAGAACAAATCTGGTTCTAAATGTCTCCTCTTTTCTTCAACATTGCTGGGAGCTGAAAAATCTTTGACCAGTAAGCATTTAGAAGAATCCCCGACAGTGGGAAATACTAGTGACTCGGGAAGCAGCCCACTGAATGCTGTTTCATCCAAAGAGATTTTAGATGTTCTGCTTAGAGCTCCGTTTTTGTCAGATTTAAATTCATGGTGTCACTGGGATCTTAAGTTTGCCCCATACGCTGGTCCTCTTATGGGGTGTTTGAATGAGATTAATTCAAAAGATCTGCTGTGTCTAGTGACAAAGGATGGTAAGATTATCCGCACAGATCCTTCTGCAACAGCAGATTCATTCTTAGAGGCTGCTCTTCAAGGGTCTGCTTACCGTACTTCTGTGCAGTTATTGTCGTTGATATCATTGAATGGACGAACACATCTACCATTTTCCCTACTAAAATGCTACGCAAAACGTGCATTTGAAGTATTTGTAGATAACCATTCCAAGGAGATGGATCTAGATGGTAGGAATTCTCTTGGGAACGTGCGCGGGCCAGTACAGTTCAGTGCTTCTTCGGACAAAGTGATAGTTGGAGAACAGAAAACTAAAGTGGGTAAAAGTGACTATGCTGCTTCAAAATTCCTTCTTGATTGTCTGGGCTATTTACCTGGGGAGTTTTGCTGTTTAGCTGCTGATGTCTTGCTATCGGGACTGCGTTCTGTTGTTAAAGATGCTCCCACAAGAGTTTTGTCTGCATGCGAGCATACAGAGCAGCGCATCATGCTGCACGATGCCGGATTGCGGCTAGGCATTGTTGAGTGGATTAATGATTACAGTAATTTTTGCTCATCATCTGTGCTAGACTCTGCAATAGTGGAAACTGCTTCGTCCAACTTAGATTCTGGCGCAGGTTTTGTTCAAGAACTGGAGGACCCAATTCATACCGACGAAAGTTGCATGATCGTATCAGAGACACTGTGTGAAGATAATAAAGAGCCTCATGGATCTTGTCACACTTTTGGTGGTGCTGGGGATTTATGTGATTCTGTTGGGGAGGCATTTACCCAAACTGCACCTGAGTTTCATGATAATCCAGCCTCAGTTATTGATTTAATCAGACGGGATGAGTTTGGGCTGGATTCAAGTTCTTCTGGTGCCGAGACCAGTATGTTGCAGAAACAACATGCTCGGTTAGGAAGAGCACTTCAGTGTTTGTCCCAGGAATTGTATTCTCAGGATTCACACTTTATTCTTGAACTC GTTCAAAATGCTGATGACAATAAGTACCCTGAACATGTGGAACCCACACTCACATTCATTCTTCAGAAGACTGGGATTGTTGTATTAAACAACGAGTGTGGTTTCATGCCTGAGAACATTCAGGCCTTGTGTGATGTTGGTCGATCAACAAAGAAAGGATCTGGTGGATACATAGGGAAGAAAGGAATTGGCTTCAAGTCAGTGTTTCGG GTTTCTGATGCTCCCGAGATCCACTCAAATGGTTTCCATTTCAAGTTTGATATAAGTGAGGGTCAGATTGGATACATTTTACCGACTGTTGTACCTCCACATGATGTCGAATCACTTACCAGCATGCTATCTGGCCGTGCTTTACAACTGAAAGATGCAAAATGGAACACCTGCATTGCACTTCCTTTCAGAGCCCTTGATTTCGAAATAACAACAGTGAATCACATTGAACCTATGTTTTCAGACCTTCATCCTTCTTTATTACTCTTCCTACATCGCCTCCAGTGCATAGTATACAGAAACATGCTTGACGATTCTCTCTTGGTCATGAGGAAAGAGGTTGTGAGCAAAAATATCGTAAAGGTTTCATGTGGGGAAAATAGCATGACATGGTTTGTAGCATCAGAGAAATTAAAGTCTGCTCTTCGTGATGACGTTCAGACAACAGAGATTTCCATAGGATTTACTCTTGACATGCTAGAAGATGGAACTTACAGATCTTGTATGATTCAAGAACCCGTTTTTGCTTTTCTTCCTCTAAGAACTTATGGTTTGAAATTTATTCTACAAGGGGATTTCATCCTTACATCGTCAAGGGAGGATGTTGATGAGGATAGTCCTTGGAACCAGTGGTTGTTGTCAGAATTTCCGGGTTTGTTTGTTGGTGCTCTAGGGTATTTTTGCAGTCTCCCTTCTTTCGACCAGAATCTGGGTAAAGCTGTGTCCTCATACATGCAGCTTGTGCCTCTCGTTGGGGAAGTGCATGGGTTCTTTTCTTCTCTCCCTCGTTCCATTATATCTAGATTGAGAACAACAAATTGCTTGCTGCTTGATGGAGATGGTGAACAATGGGTTCCTCCTTGCAAGGTTTTAAGAAACTGGAATGAAAAGATAAGGGTTCTTCTTAACGATGGATTGCTTCAAGAGCATCTTGCTCTGGGTTTTTTGGACAAAGATATAGTTTTGTCAGATTCCCTGTCAAGGGCACTGGGCATTGAAGATTATGGACCAAAGACTTTAGTGCAGATTCTTTCTTCATTGAGTCACAAGAAAGATTGTTTGCAATCAATGGGCTTTGCATGGTTATCGTCTTTTCTTACTGAACTATACATAGTATCCCGTTCTTCTGGGCATGGTAATGTAGAATTAGGTATAGATAAGACTCTTATGGACAGCCTTCGTAAGATCCCATTCATACCCCTGTCAAATGGTAAGTTCACCTCTTTAGATGAAGGCGCAGTCTGGTTGCACCATGAGACATCTGGGTCTGACGTTGGCGATGTATTTGAAGCATTTCCTATGTTATATGGAAATCTCCGAACCGTTGATCATTCCTTTCTCTTGGCGACCTCTGTTGGTGAAAAATCCACTGCAGATGACCTCATAAACATGCTTTCTGTAATTGGCATTCAAAAGCTGTCAGCACATGAAATCATCAAAGTGCATATATTACCAGCCTTTGAGGCGAAGAATAGAGGTACACCGGAGGGTTTGATGGTAGATTACTTATGTTTTGTAATGACACATCTACGATCCAGCTGCCATGTTTGTCAGAGCGAGAGGAATTACATAATATCTGAGCTGAGAAGCAAAGCTCTGATATTGACAAATTATGGGTTAAAACAGCTAGGTGAGGCGTCAATTCATTTCGGTGAAGAATTTGGAAACCAGGTTAACATGAAGAAGCTTACCAAAACCTTGGATATATTGTGGCATGTGGTTGATGGTACCTACTTGAAACATCCAGCATCAAAGCTCTATGCATGCGGGATGAAGGAGTGGCGGGGTTTTTTTCAAGAGGTTGGGATATCCGATTTTGTTCAAGTGGTTCAAGTTGAAAAGAGCATTGCTGAATTCTACACTGTTTCACGCTGTGAAAAGTATGATACCAACTTGTTATCTCCCGGATTGGCTGCTATAGACTGGGAATCTCCGGAACTCGCTGTTCTCTTGTCTCTCCTGCACAAAAGTAATTGCCGTGAAGGTTGCAAGTATCTTCTGGAAGTCGTTGATAGACTGTGGGATAATTGCTACCATGACAAAACAACTGTTAACTATAACTCGGGCACGCATGGTGTCATCAGATCATCAGAATCTTCATTTATGAGGGTAATTTGTGTTTCTCAGTGGATAGTTTCAAGCATGGACAACAAGTTGCATCTTGCGAAAGATCTCTATCATGATTGTGATGATGTGCGGTCAATACTTGGCATGAATGCTCCCTATGCAGTTCCGAAG GTTACGAGTGTCAAGTTACTTAATGATATTGGTTTCAAGACCAAAGTTTCCCTCGATGATGCTCTGGAAATCCTAGAAACTTGGGTGCACTGTGGAGACTCTTTCAAATCAAG CATCTCTCAGGTTACCAGATTTTACAAGTTTTTGTGGAATGAAATGGCTGATTCAAAGCAGAAAATTACTGAAAAGCTCCATGCTCTCCCTTTTGTATTTGTCCCGAATCAAAATGGAAGTAGGCAAAATGATCTGATATCTGGAATATTCTTGTCACATAATGATGTTTACTGGAATGATTCTGCTGGCGTTTTAGATGAGATAAAAGAGATCAGTTCGCAGATCAGCGGTGTTGTGGAATCATTGCGTAGGAAAACATTGTGCAATATCTATTCAGGTCTCCATGATTTTTTTGTGAATGGGTGTGGAGTATCTGAGACGCCTTCTTTTCAAGAGTACCTTAAAATTCTAGGGCAATTCGCACATTATGTGTCACCCTCATGTGCTGCCAAGGCT GTCTTCAAAATTTTCCTGAAGTGGAGTGATGACTTGAAATCTGGTAAATCTGCCGAAGATGTTGTTCACTTTAAAGAGAAACTTTCAGAGGTCGACTACACTGTGCTTCCTACTGAAAGTGATAAGTGGATTTCCTTACACTCCTCGTTCGGTCTCGTATGTTGGTGTGATTGTGAGAAGTTAAAGAAGAGATTTAAAAAGAAGGATAATATTCAGTTTATTTACTTCGGGGAAAATACTGACGAAGAGAAAGAACTGCTTCACACAAAAGTATCTGTGCTGATGCAGAGCTTGGGCATTCCAAGTATTTCTGAG GTGGTACAGCGCGAAGCAAAATATGAAGGTTTGCAAGATAACAGTGTAACCGTGTCACTTGTGAACTGGTCTCTGCCTTATGCTCAGCGATATATTTTTACTCTCCATCATGAGAAGTATACCCAAACAAAAAAGACTGTATATAGTCAAGTCAAGCGCCTACAAGTCTTTGTCGTTGAGAAGTTATGCTATAAGAATGTCATACCACAATATGATATTTTCTCTAAAAAGGAGTACAAATGTAGCTCTCTTTTGCAG GATAAAGCTCTGTACACAACACCATGTCTGGATTCCCATTCCTTGTTCATGGAACTGTCTCGTTTGTTTTTCAACGGGGTTCCTGATCTGCATTTGGCAAATTTCCTTCACTTGATCCAAACAATGGCAGAATCTGGCTTGAGCGAGGGTCAAATGGAATCATTCATTGTGAACAGTCAAAAAGTTCAGAAGATTCCTGAAGGTGAAAAGATCTGGTCCCTAAAATCTGCTCTTAAAGCCAAGAAGAAAGCTGGGATAAGCTTGAGCTGGATACCTTCAAGTTCCAAAAGAAGACATGGTTCTAGCGAGCTCCATGTTGATGATTCTAAGCAAGAGTTGGCCTCCGGTCATGTTAGTAGCAGCGAAGAGGATGTAGCGGAGTCGTTTAAGGAACAAATACCCATCCAGACGGCCGATACAAACTTGGTTGCTGGATATGATAATAGTGCAGGCACAAGTTCACTAGCTAGTCAGCCAAACCCATTATATTCTATGCATATGGAGAGTGGCTCAACCTCAGGGAATCAAGCTACTTTCAACCTCAATCCAAACCTTCTTCATGGATGGAACAATTCCTTCTCAGCAGACTTCAGCGAAAGAGATCAACTTCATACGGGCACACCTTGGGCTGCGCAAGCGCAACAGACGGGTAGGAAAGGAGAAGAAATCGCTTACAGATACTTTGCTGCAACATACCCCAAGGAGGCTAAGGTCAGATGGGTTAATGAGCAGAGCGAAACCGGTTTACCTTACGACCTGTTGATCGAAAACGAAGGTGGTAAACTAGAGTACGTAGAGGTGAAAGCGACGGTATCTTCACGGAAAGATTATTTCAATTTGACAGTGAGAGAATGGCAATTTGCAAATGAGAAAGGAGAGAGTTACATAATTGCTCATGTGTTGTTAGGAAACAGCAATGCCATCCTCACACAGCATAGGAACCCTGTCAAGTTATGCCAAGAAGGTAATCTTCGGTTGTTGATTCTCATGCCTAACAAGCGAAACGAGGTCAATGTTTCGTTTTAG